In the genome of Desulfovibrio desulfuricans, one region contains:
- a CDS encoding efflux RND transporter permease subunit, giving the protein MSHFFIERPIFAWVIAIIIMLAGVLSIVRLPISQYPEIAPPSVVVSATYPGASAQTIQDTVTQVIEQKMTGLDHLIYMASTSDSTGNMELTLTFSAEANPDIAQVQVQNKLQLAMPLLPDEVQRQGITVKKSNSTIMKVYGFISEDGSKEVGDIGDYVGSQLLDGISRLPGVGEATLYGSIYGMRIWLNPHKLRSYSLTPSDAITAIQSQNAQISAGQLGGAPAVQGQKINLSIALQERLQTPEQFGAIILRTNPDGSMVRVRDVARVELGSESYNIFGRFMRKPAANIAIKLATGANALQTAKNIDAYLAEQSAYFPSWLKLVYPYDTTPFVEISIHEVVKTLVEAIALVVLIMYLFLQNIRATLIPTLAVPVVLLGTFGVLSALGYSINTLTMFAMVLAIGLLVDDAIVVVENVERIMYVDGLPPKEATKKSMSQITSALVGIAVVLSAVFVPMSFMEGSVGVIYRQFSVTIVSAMVLSVVVALIFTPALCATLLKKPPKGAHLTQHGFLGAFNKWFDRTLQRYQKGVAMCLRRSGRCMFIYAVFIVGLLVLVRALPTGFLPDEDQGVAMMMAQLPPGATLEDTTTVVKEIENYLINDEKDTVMNCMAVVGFNFAGRGQNGAMIFARLHDWSKRKSHSQKVDALVDRARRRFAGLPNAQVYVFAPPAIQELGNASGFDLQLQDVGGVGHEALLAGRNQLLGMAAQNSALMAVRPNGMEDQPQLRVHVDREKAGALGLNLADVNATLSTIWGSAYADDFLDRGRVKKVYVQGLAEHRMTPEDMNKWYFRNGRGEMVPFSAFATCQWEYAPTSLNRYNGLPSLEILGSPAPGKSTGQAMVEMEKMMDQLPAGMGHSWTGISFQERQSGAQAPLLYALSLLVVFLCLAALYESWSVPFSVMLVVPLGALGSLLWVFCRGFNNDVYFQVGLLAVIGLSAKNAILIVEFAKEMHDSGTNLAKAAISAARLRLRPILMTSLAFLLGILPLTVSSGAGSGGQNALGTGVMGGTLLATLLGVFFIPLFFVIVTAIFASKGVRQ; this is encoded by the coding sequence ATGTCTCACTTTTTTATTGAGCGCCCCATCTTTGCATGGGTTATTGCCATCATCATCATGCTTGCGGGGGTGCTGTCCATCGTGCGCCTGCCAATATCGCAATACCCCGAAATCGCGCCACCCTCTGTAGTTGTATCTGCCACCTATCCAGGCGCATCGGCGCAGACCATTCAGGACACGGTCACCCAGGTTATAGAACAGAAAATGACAGGTCTGGACCATCTTATATACATGGCCTCCACCAGCGATTCTACCGGCAATATGGAACTGACGCTGACGTTCAGCGCGGAAGCTAACCCCGATATCGCTCAGGTTCAGGTGCAGAACAAGCTGCAACTGGCCATGCCGCTATTGCCGGATGAGGTGCAGCGGCAGGGCATTACGGTCAAGAAGAGCAACTCTACCATTATGAAGGTCTACGGATTTATTTCCGAAGACGGCTCAAAAGAAGTGGGCGACATTGGCGACTATGTGGGTTCGCAACTGCTCGACGGCATCAGCCGCTTGCCCGGTGTTGGCGAGGCGACGCTTTACGGCAGTATCTACGGAATGCGCATATGGCTGAACCCGCACAAGCTGCGCAGCTATTCTCTTACGCCCAGCGATGCTATTACGGCTATCCAGTCGCAGAACGCCCAGATTTCAGCTGGTCAGCTTGGCGGTGCGCCAGCCGTGCAAGGTCAGAAAATCAATCTCAGCATTGCGCTTCAGGAGCGCTTGCAAACCCCGGAACAGTTCGGGGCGATTATTCTGCGTACAAACCCCGACGGTTCAATGGTGCGGGTGCGGGATGTGGCGCGGGTAGAACTGGGGTCGGAATCTTATAATATCTTTGGCCGGTTCATGCGCAAGCCCGCTGCCAATATCGCCATCAAGCTTGCTACTGGGGCCAATGCGCTGCAAACGGCAAAAAATATTGATGCGTATCTGGCGGAGCAGTCCGCCTATTTCCCTTCGTGGCTCAAGTTGGTGTACCCCTACGACACAACGCCTTTTGTGGAAATTTCGATTCACGAGGTTGTAAAAACCCTGGTAGAAGCAATCGCGCTGGTCGTGCTGATCATGTACCTGTTCCTTCAGAATATCCGCGCCACGCTTATTCCAACTCTGGCGGTTCCGGTTGTTTTGCTGGGTACGTTCGGCGTTCTTTCCGCGCTGGGCTATTCCATTAATACGCTCACCATGTTTGCCATGGTGCTGGCCATTGGCCTGCTTGTGGATGACGCCATCGTGGTTGTGGAGAACGTGGAGCGCATCATGTATGTGGATGGGCTGCCGCCCAAGGAAGCCACCAAAAAATCTATGTCGCAAATAACCAGTGCCTTGGTGGGCATCGCCGTGGTTCTGTCGGCGGTTTTTGTTCCCATGTCTTTTATGGAAGGGTCTGTGGGCGTCATCTACCGGCAGTTTTCCGTAACCATTGTTTCGGCCATGGTGCTTTCGGTTGTAGTTGCCCTGATATTTACCCCGGCTCTTTGTGCCACCTTGCTGAAAAAGCCGCCCAAGGGGGCCCACCTGACACAGCACGGTTTTCTTGGGGCGTTCAACAAATGGTTTGACCGTACTCTGCAACGTTATCAGAAGGGCGTGGCCATGTGCTTGCGCCGGTCTGGCCGGTGCATGTTCATCTATGCTGTTTTTATTGTGGGCTTGCTTGTTCTTGTTCGGGCCTTGCCCACGGGCTTTTTGCCAGACGAGGATCAGGGCGTTGCCATGATGATGGCGCAGTTGCCCCCAGGGGCAACACTTGAAGACACAACAACTGTCGTCAAGGAAATTGAAAATTACCTTATCAATGATGAAAAAGACACGGTTATGAATTGCATGGCTGTTGTCGGTTTCAACTTTGCTGGTCGCGGCCAGAACGGCGCCATGATTTTTGCCCGCTTGCATGACTGGAGCAAAAGGAAATCGCATTCACAAAAGGTTGACGCCCTCGTTGACCGTGCACGCAGGCGGTTTGCTGGTTTGCCGAACGCCCAGGTCTATGTGTTTGCACCGCCTGCAATACAGGAACTTGGTAACGCTTCGGGTTTTGACCTGCAATTGCAGGATGTGGGCGGTGTGGGGCACGAGGCCCTTCTGGCTGGACGTAACCAGCTGCTGGGCATGGCGGCACAAAATAGTGCCCTTATGGCAGTACGCCCCAACGGGATGGAAGATCAGCCCCAACTGCGTGTTCATGTCGATCGAGAAAAAGCTGGGGCTTTGGGCCTGAACTTGGCCGATGTAAATGCCACGCTGAGCACCATATGGGGAAGCGCCTACGCCGACGATTTCCTAGACCGTGGGCGAGTTAAAAAGGTCTACGTCCAAGGGCTTGCAGAACACCGCATGACGCCTGAAGACATGAATAAGTGGTATTTTCGTAATGGTCGCGGAGAAATGGTGCCCTTCAGCGCCTTTGCCACATGCCAGTGGGAATACGCCCCTACCAGCCTGAACAGATACAACGGACTTCCATCTCTTGAAATTTTGGGTAGCCCCGCACCGGGAAAAAGTACGGGGCAAGCCATGGTTGAAATGGAAAAGATGATGGATCAGCTTCCTGCCGGTATGGGGCACTCATGGACAGGCATTTCGTTTCAGGAACGTCAGTCGGGGGCGCAGGCTCCGCTGTTGTATGCGCTGTCTTTGCTGGTGGTATTTTTGTGCCTGGCGGCACTGTATGAAAGCTGGTCTGTACCTTTTTCAGTAATGCTGGTTGTGCCGCTAGGTGCTCTTGGCTCACTGTTGTGGGTCTTTTGCCGGGGATTCAATAATGACGTTTACTTTCAGGTAGGTTTGCTTGCCGTTATCGGCCTTTCTGCAAAAAATGCCATTCTGATTGTTGAATTCGCCAAGGAGATGCACGACAGCGGCACAAACCTGGCCAAGGCCGCAATTTCAGCAGCCCGCCTGAGGTTGCGGCCAATTCTCATGACCTCGCTGGCATTCTTGCTGGGCATTTTGCCCCTCACCGTTAGCTCGGGCGCTGGTTCGGGAGGGCAGAATGCTCTGGGTACAGGCGTAATGGGGGGAACCTTGCTGGCAACCTTGCTGGGGGTGTTTTTTATCCCGCTGTTTTTCGTCATCGTTACTGCCATTTTTGCATCCAAGGGAGTTCGCCAATGA
- a CDS encoding efflux RND transporter periplasmic adaptor subunit: MPEVSVCTVHPQSVNFRTTLAGRVSAFQISEVRPQVTGILQARLFEEGGDVKEKQVLYQIDPAVYIASYDSAKASLSRAEANVLPAKLKFDRYKSLVGINAVSRQEFEDADAAYKQTLADVAVCKAALLTARINLDYTKVTSPISGRISRSSVTPGALLTQNQSTALATVQQIDPVYVDMPQSATELLHLKRNLDSGRLQRSDADNHSLHLFLEDGTEYPDRGTLQFQEVRVDESTGSVTLRAIFPNHEHVILPGMYVRVELDEGTNDHAILLPQEALMRDAKGNASVYLVNESSEVEARPVSVGRTHGVSWVILSGLHEGERVVTSGLQKIRPGQTVKVLPSEHAPQAMGGER, translated from the coding sequence GTGCCGGAAGTATCCGTATGCACAGTTCATCCCCAATCGGTTAATTTCAGAACTACTCTGGCGGGCCGGGTTTCGGCCTTCCAGATTTCAGAGGTACGCCCACAGGTTACCGGTATATTACAGGCGCGGCTGTTTGAGGAAGGTGGAGACGTCAAGGAAAAGCAGGTGCTGTATCAAATAGACCCTGCCGTCTATATCGCCTCATATGACAGTGCAAAAGCATCACTTTCAAGGGCTGAGGCCAATGTGCTGCCTGCAAAACTGAAATTTGACAGATATAAGTCTTTGGTCGGCATTAATGCAGTGAGCCGACAAGAATTTGAAGATGCAGATGCCGCGTACAAGCAGACTCTGGCAGATGTTGCTGTGTGCAAAGCAGCATTGCTGACGGCGCGAATCAATTTGGACTATACCAAGGTAACTTCTCCCATTAGTGGCCGAATCAGCCGATCAAGTGTTACGCCCGGCGCTCTGTTAACGCAGAATCAGTCTACTGCGCTTGCAACCGTGCAGCAGATTGACCCGGTCTATGTGGATATGCCCCAATCTGCCACTGAATTACTACATCTTAAACGCAACCTTGATAGCGGCAGGTTGCAGCGTTCGGATGCGGACAATCATTCACTGCACCTGTTTTTGGAAGATGGTACAGAGTACCCTGACCGGGGCACGCTGCAGTTTCAGGAAGTGCGGGTAGATGAAAGCACAGGCTCCGTTACCTTGCGGGCAATTTTTCCCAACCATGAGCACGTTATCCTGCCTGGCATGTATGTGCGGGTAGAGCTGGACGAAGGGACCAACGACCATGCAATACTTTTGCCGCAGGAAGCTTTGATGCGCGACGCCAAGGGCAATGCCAGCGTGTATTTGGTTAACGAAAGCAGTGAGGTAGAGGCAAGACCCGTATCTGTGGGCAGAACTCACGGTGTGAGCTGGGTCATTTTGAGCGGGCTGCATGAAGGGGAACGTGTGGTGACCAGCGGATTGCAAAAAATCCGCCCTGGCCAGACCGTAAAAGTTTTGCCGTCAGAGCATGCCCCGCAGGCAATGGGCGGTGAGCGCTGA
- a CDS encoding TetR/AcrR family transcriptional regulator gives MPKQITRKYSSPLREQQAAQTRGKIIAAAEHLLLTCGYAKTTVEDIAAAANVSPQTIYVIFKNKPGIMTAVLEQAFEDTEGQLAATRALEEADIHARIRRTVAFLVQARKKETPRYELLRNAGILSPELAEIAAAAELSAQKKQAEHTRHMLEGVPLKQGITIEKAVDIWWYITHREGYQTLVQKRGWKHKVYEEWLIEMLESATLKK, from the coding sequence ATGCCCAAGCAGATCACACGCAAATATTCTTCTCCGCTGCGCGAGCAGCAGGCAGCCCAAACTCGAGGAAAAATTATTGCGGCAGCAGAACACCTGCTACTTACCTGCGGATACGCAAAGACCACAGTGGAAGACATTGCGGCGGCAGCAAATGTTTCACCCCAAACGATCTATGTGATATTCAAGAATAAACCCGGCATTATGACTGCCGTGCTTGAGCAGGCCTTTGAGGATACAGAAGGGCAACTGGCCGCAACACGCGCCTTGGAAGAAGCTGACATCCATGCAAGGATCCGGCGCACGGTTGCCTTTCTTGTCCAGGCTCGCAAGAAAGAAACACCGCGTTATGAGCTGCTGCGCAATGCGGGTATCTTGTCGCCAGAATTGGCAGAAATTGCCGCAGCAGCTGAACTTTCCGCGCAAAAAAAGCAGGCAGAGCATACGCGACACATGCTCGAAGGGGTCCCCCTGAAGCAGGGAATTACAATAGAGAAGGCCGTGGATATCTGGTGGTATATTACTCACCGCGAAGGATATCAAACTCTCGTGCAAAAACGCGGTTGGAAACACAAAGTGTATGAAGAATGGCTCATTGAAATGTTGGAGTCTGCCACTTTAAAAAAATAA
- a CDS encoding GntR family transcriptional regulator, whose translation MITPANAENPLEHALLQGRWSLFERLPAERHLAEELGVSRATLRTALSTLVGKGILETRRNKGTFVRALPCNPDAASLADSLRAMNIVMTPLLAAVSGSFAPSVMLTIERHLPSIGMALHSGDMRLLAQHHLKFFSILLRAIDNARLAQAGAATLPDVGALARLLQECSQARLEELFKHLARTLHGLRHADAQACASSVSAYATCLLQSLGEEE comes from the coding sequence ATGATCACGCCAGCAAACGCCGAAAACCCGCTGGAACACGCCCTGTTGCAAGGGCGCTGGTCGCTGTTTGAACGCCTGCCCGCCGAGCGGCACCTTGCCGAAGAGCTTGGGGTCAGCCGCGCGACGTTGCGCACGGCCCTGAGCACCCTTGTGGGCAAGGGTATTCTGGAAACCCGCCGCAACAAGGGCACATTTGTGCGTGCCCTTCCCTGCAACCCTGACGCCGCCAGCCTGGCCGACAGCCTGCGGGCCATGAATATCGTCATGACCCCCTTGCTGGCAGCGGTATCTGGCTCATTTGCGCCATCAGTCATGCTGACGATCGAGCGGCATCTGCCCTCCATAGGCATGGCGCTGCACAGCGGCGACATGCGCCTGCTGGCGCAGCATCACCTCAAATTTTTCTCCATACTTTTACGGGCCATCGACAACGCCCGCCTTGCGCAGGCCGGCGCAGCCACCCTGCCCGATGTTGGCGCGCTTGCGCGGCTGCTGCAAGAGTGCAGCCAGGCGCGGCTTGAGGAGCTGTTCAAGCATCTGGCCCGCACGCTGCACGGTCTGCGCCATGCAGACGCGCAAGCCTGCGCATCTTCCGTTTCGGCCTACGCAACATGTCTTTTGCAAAGCCTTGGGGAAGAAGAATGA
- a CDS encoding MBL fold metallo-hydrolase, giving the protein MDRREFIKGAALGVSVGAIGAMGAYSYSPMRRAFLKDVKRGTADIGVCKAIKITNISETSWFDNGIFMKDVTGAGGLLVDQYTFNWPPFGNGKGVGKGNYADGMKLIKHLLPNKLEEAWQIVRENSVHSENAGGFSCLVEIEAMDGKVTKYLFDTGWNYLWMDTCYKREGIDTMLANNEIAAMIQTHEHMDHYFGLPAVTKYNPNIHIYTPNTFYPNGKQYLKDCGHVGKWTEVPKGLHKIQEGVALYDFDCPIIFKVFGEMSLYCNVKDIGLVSITGCCHQGIILFADTAYKTIAYENDQFYGLYGGLHISPFDDWDPKYDDLVIGLKKWDLQRVGCNHCTGLITAQKFVDAGYPVVKGTARFRSKTTNYLGNGDVIKFPS; this is encoded by the coding sequence ATGGACAGACGAGAATTTATCAAGGGTGCCGCGTTAGGTGTCAGCGTAGGGGCCATTGGCGCCATGGGCGCGTATTCATACTCACCCATGCGCAGGGCCTTTCTTAAGGACGTAAAGCGCGGAACGGCAGACATCGGCGTATGCAAGGCAATCAAGATTACCAACATCTCCGAGACGAGCTGGTTTGACAACGGCATCTTCATGAAGGATGTGACCGGCGCGGGCGGCCTGCTGGTAGACCAGTACACGTTCAACTGGCCCCCGTTCGGCAACGGCAAGGGCGTCGGCAAGGGCAATTACGCCGACGGCATGAAGCTGATCAAGCACCTGTTGCCCAACAAGCTGGAAGAAGCCTGGCAGATCGTACGCGAAAACAGCGTGCATTCGGAGAATGCCGGTGGTTTTTCATGCCTTGTCGAAATTGAGGCCATGGACGGCAAGGTGACAAAATACCTTTTTGACACCGGCTGGAATTACCTGTGGATGGACACCTGCTACAAGCGCGAAGGCATCGACACCATGCTGGCAAACAATGAAATTGCCGCAATGATCCAGACGCACGAGCACATGGACCACTACTTCGGCCTGCCCGCCGTAACCAAATACAACCCGAATATCCATATCTATACGCCCAACACCTTTTACCCCAACGGCAAGCAGTATCTCAAAGACTGCGGCCATGTGGGCAAGTGGACAGAAGTACCCAAGGGCCTGCACAAAATTCAGGAGGGCGTAGCCCTCTACGACTTTGACTGCCCCATCATCTTCAAGGTGTTTGGCGAAATGTCGCTCTACTGCAACGTAAAAGATATTGGCCTTGTAAGTATTACCGGGTGCTGCCACCAGGGCATCATTCTTTTTGCCGACACAGCCTACAAGACCATTGCCTACGAAAACGACCAGTTCTACGGACTTTACGGCGGCCTGCACATCTCGCCCTTTGACGACTGGGACCCAAAGTACGACGATCTGGTGATAGGCCTTAAAAAGTGGGATCTGCAACGGGTGGGCTGCAACCACTGCACCGGGCTTATCACGGCCCAAAAGTTTGTGGATGCCGGTTACCCGGTTGTGAAAGGCACGGCGCGGTTTCGCTCCAAAACAACAAACTACCTCGGCAACGGGGACGTCATCAAGTTTCCCTCGTAA
- a CDS encoding CobW family GTP-binding protein: MRLDTLLPRPLSPETDAESPSILNCLLSGIHLDRRRARGLGWRGVRPSNQLYAAWTCRVADSPHVYGLVFQEEHTDDSFLYGTFTAHVFPDAADPVLDMFPLQALSLALGEGYGESVRNLSLHAPELAPFCMGTIQLVAALDGTGLTLSVSAPARYRQISKQGIAAQYPAASGSNAAQAAQSLAWIVPPGGVEYDVPAFRLLLRLFTTLTATARTLFDEEPRLSLHMTPLAQATADRKNTLPQVLSLQAQLGTGPQAPTRAARGSNDRAGVVAARSADGKVLTHLPGRQRQRAACPDADLPVMHILTGFLGAGKTTFLRRWLDYLNGREQYAAVIQNEFGRIGLDASLTRGETHVEALDEGCVCCSLADSLRPGLQRLLEAAPAEQIILETTGLANPANVLESMKDLDDLVRPGLIITVADALTWDASCSGISMAQVEQADVIIANKADAVSRQQLETMMHDLRRRNPKAVILPAAQGNISFAILDSLHTAWLDAQGLPPSRIPRLRPMNALRNLNHTDEGFASFCLNLPQPVSVKDIERMVDCAGPGLCRAKGIVNLCSDGTVMPAVAQYAAGRLEFEEAPDGSDERYMVFIGVNLSPVDAPSQSAPTDY, encoded by the coding sequence ATGCGCCTCGACACGCTATTGCCGCGCCCCCTCTCGCCAGAAACAGATGCAGAAAGTCCATCCATACTCAACTGCCTGCTCTCCGGCATACACCTTGACCGCAGACGGGCGCGGGGGCTGGGCTGGCGAGGGGTACGCCCCTCCAACCAGCTGTATGCCGCCTGGACATGCCGGGTGGCGGATTCTCCACACGTCTACGGCCTGGTTTTTCAGGAAGAACACACGGATGATTCTTTTCTTTACGGCACGTTTACAGCGCACGTCTTCCCCGATGCGGCAGATCCCGTCCTCGACATGTTTCCTCTACAGGCCCTGTCGCTGGCCCTGGGTGAGGGATACGGGGAAAGCGTGCGCAATCTCTCGCTGCACGCGCCAGAGCTTGCCCCATTCTGCATGGGTACCATCCAGCTTGTCGCCGCGCTGGATGGCACAGGCCTGACCCTGTCCGTATCCGCACCGGCCAGATACCGCCAGATTTCCAAACAGGGAATTGCCGCGCAGTACCCAGCCGCATCAGGCAGTAACGCCGCACAAGCCGCGCAGTCTTTGGCGTGGATTGTTCCACCCGGCGGGGTGGAATATGATGTGCCCGCATTCAGGCTGCTGCTGCGGCTCTTTACAACGCTAACGGCCACTGCCCGTACCCTGTTTGACGAAGAGCCGCGCCTGAGCCTGCACATGACGCCGCTGGCGCAGGCGACCGCAGACCGAAAAAATACCCTCCCCCAGGTTCTGTCGCTGCAAGCGCAACTGGGAACAGGCCCGCAGGCCCCGACCCGAGCAGCTCGTGGCAGCAATGACCGTGCGGGGGTGGTCGCCGCCCGGTCTGCTGACGGCAAGGTTCTGACGCACCTGCCCGGCCGCCAGCGCCAAAGGGCTGCATGCCCCGACGCCGATCTGCCGGTCATGCACATACTGACCGGTTTTCTTGGCGCGGGCAAAACCACCTTTCTGCGTCGCTGGCTGGATTATCTCAATGGCCGGGAGCAGTACGCCGCCGTCATACAGAATGAATTTGGCCGCATAGGACTTGATGCTTCTCTCACTCGCGGGGAGACGCATGTGGAAGCGCTGGACGAAGGTTGCGTATGCTGCTCGCTTGCAGACAGCCTGCGGCCCGGCCTGCAACGCCTGCTGGAAGCGGCCCCCGCCGAACAGATAATTCTTGAAACCACGGGCCTTGCCAACCCCGCCAACGTGCTTGAATCCATGAAAGACCTTGACGATCTGGTGCGGCCTGGGCTGATCATAACGGTCGCCGACGCGCTGACCTGGGACGCATCCTGCTCTGGCATCAGCATGGCGCAGGTAGAACAGGCCGATGTCATCATTGCCAACAAGGCCGACGCCGTCTCCCGGCAACAGCTTGAGACGATGATGCACGATCTGCGCCGCCGCAATCCCAAAGCCGTTATCCTGCCCGCAGCGCAGGGCAACATATCCTTTGCCATTCTGGACTCCCTGCACACCGCATGGCTTGACGCCCAAGGTCTGCCGCCTTCGCGCATTCCCCGTCTGCGCCCCATGAACGCCTTGCGCAACCTCAACCATACAGACGAGGGGTTTGCCTCGTTTTGCCTTAACCTGCCGCAACCGGTCAGCGTAAAAGACATAGAGCGCATGGTGGATTGCGCTGGCCCCGGGCTGTGCCGGGCCAAGGGCATTGTCAATCTTTGCAGCGATGGAACCGTCATGCCAGCCGTTGCCCAGTACGCCGCAGGCCGCCTGGAATTCGAAGAAGCCCCCGATGGATCTGACGAGCGGTACATGGTCTTTATCGGGGTGAACCTGTCGCCGGTTGACGCTCCCAGTCAGAGCGCGCCAACCGACTACTGA
- a CDS encoding MotA/TolQ/ExbB proton channel family protein, whose product MNIIALGGWMMWPLLAVSILALTVIVERLLLYASCGLPDDGLRAALLKASCNGDVGAVAQRMAAVPLLQPFAGLLTVASPNRESTLHLAGEQILEQLERRLGLLGAIARLAPLMGLLGTVSGMISIFSRIAHATNGVDMSMLADGIWQALLNTASGLCIAIVAQFSLAFFHARLKNIASMLDAAGNAALMQSAPSTGDAC is encoded by the coding sequence ATGAACATCATTGCACTTGGGGGATGGATGATGTGGCCCCTGCTGGCCGTTTCCATTCTTGCCCTGACGGTGATTGTGGAACGCCTGCTGCTGTACGCATCGTGCGGCTTGCCCGATGACGGGCTGAGGGCGGCCCTGCTCAAAGCCTCGTGCAACGGCGATGTGGGCGCGGTGGCGCAACGCATGGCCGCAGTGCCGCTGCTGCAACCATTTGCCGGGCTGCTCACAGTGGCAAGCCCCAACCGCGAATCAACCCTGCATCTGGCTGGCGAGCAGATTCTTGAGCAACTGGAACGGCGGCTCGGCCTGCTTGGCGCCATTGCCCGGCTGGCTCCCCTCATGGGGCTGCTGGGTACGGTAAGCGGAATGATCTCCATTTTTTCCCGCATCGCGCACGCCACCAACGGTGTGGACATGAGTATGCTGGCCGACGGCATCTGGCAGGCATTGCTCAACACGGCCTCCGGCCTGTGCATTGCCATTGTTGCCCAGTTTTCGCTGGCATTTTTTCATGCCCGCCTCAAAAACATTGCCAGCATGCTTGATGCTGCGGGCAATGCAGCGTTGATGCAAAGCGCTCCCAGCACCGGCGATGCCTGCTGA
- a CDS encoding ExbD/TolR family protein, whose product MQMLRLSRPLNATYEYDLIPLIDMLFILLIFFVIAAAFAVRGLEVDLPAANSSKTLSGRVIELRLTADGDILCEGQPLPRQEVRGKLHELVRGFRSRPGRLVLAADPKAPVESLIFLVDEVRMQGGEKLIIATTGQPATDKP is encoded by the coding sequence ATGCAGATGCTTCGCCTTTCCCGTCCGTTGAACGCAACGTATGAGTACGACCTGATCCCGCTCATAGACATGCTATTTATATTGCTTATATTTTTTGTTATTGCCGCGGCATTTGCGGTTCGCGGGCTTGAGGTGGATCTGCCTGCGGCCAACAGCAGCAAAACGCTGTCAGGCAGGGTGATTGAACTGCGCCTTACCGCTGACGGCGATATTCTTTGCGAAGGGCAGCCCCTGCCCCGGCAGGAGGTCAGGGGCAAACTGCACGAGCTTGTGCGCGGCTTCAGGAGCAGACCGGGCAGACTTGTGCTGGCCGCTGACCCCAAGGCGCCGGTAGAAAGCCTGATATTTCTTGTGGATGAAGTGCGTATGCAGGGCGGTGAAAAACTGATTATCGCCACCACTGGGCAACCGGCAACGGACAAGCCATGA
- a CDS encoding energy transducer TonB, giving the protein MTTTERFYAALAISCLAHWGMLHLFGAVSAQNSLGTPITISMDSLGLGASPEGGAGISMEAAPNRVEPQNTADKRRQAFFAFLDDLDAAVHAHRMDGGEEGLLGVAAYAFTVRPDGSFTDPVLRQTSGSPALDAAAYRAVCAASGSVKRPEILGNGDIPVILHVKYQYGLR; this is encoded by the coding sequence ATGACCACCACCGAGCGATTTTACGCCGCGCTTGCCATTTCGTGCCTTGCTCACTGGGGCATGCTCCACCTGTTTGGCGCAGTCTCCGCGCAAAATTCGCTAGGCACGCCAATAACCATCAGCATGGATTCTCTTGGGCTTGGGGCTTCACCGGAAGGCGGCGCTGGCATCAGCATGGAGGCCGCCCCCAACCGGGTTGAACCGCAAAATACGGCAGACAAAAGGCGACAGGCTTTTTTTGCCTTTCTGGACGACCTGGATGCTGCAGTACACGCCCACCGCATGGATGGAGGCGAAGAGGGACTGCTTGGCGTTGCAGCCTATGCTTTTACCGTGCGGCCCGACGGCAGTTTTACCGACCCCGTGCTGCGGCAGACATCCGGTTCTCCTGCTCTCGATGCCGCGGCATACCGGGCTGTTTGCGCGGCCAGCGGCAGCGTGAAGCGCCCGGAGATTCTGGGCAACGGCGATATCCCCGTTATTCTGCATGTAAAATATCAATACGGCTTGCGTTAG